A single genomic interval of Celeribacter indicus harbors:
- the lpxC gene encoding UDP-3-O-acyl-N-acetylglucosamine deacetylase — MQTTVAKEIRFDGVGLHSGAPVTMRVTPAPANSGITFLRADIHADAADRRDPIVAARWDTVVPSQLCTLIRNEDGVELSTIEHIMAALAGCGVANATISVDGPEVPILDGSAAPFVDGILAAGLVRQEGPTRALRVLRPVEIRRGDAVARLEPSDTMEIAFHIDFADAAIGVQDKSLVMANGAFVRELAMCRTFCRKSDVDAMRENGLALGGTFENAVVVDGDIVLSPGGLRRADEPVRHKMLDALGDLYLAGAPILGRYVGHKAGHAMTNALLRELFATRGAWAFVTVDARTAARLPGAGVSPADLACCA; from the coding sequence GTGCAGACTACGGTAGCCAAAGAGATCCGGTTCGATGGGGTGGGCCTCCACTCCGGCGCGCCGGTGACCATGCGCGTCACGCCGGCGCCCGCCAACAGCGGGATCACCTTCCTGCGTGCCGACATCCATGCGGATGCCGCCGACCGCCGCGACCCGATCGTCGCCGCGCGCTGGGATACGGTCGTGCCCTCGCAACTCTGCACCCTGATCCGGAATGAAGACGGCGTCGAGCTGTCGACCATCGAGCATATCATGGCCGCACTGGCAGGGTGCGGCGTCGCCAACGCGACGATCTCCGTCGACGGGCCCGAAGTGCCCATCCTCGACGGCTCCGCCGCGCCCTTCGTCGACGGGATCCTCGCCGCCGGGCTGGTGCGCCAGGAGGGGCCGACCCGCGCGCTCCGGGTCCTCCGTCCGGTGGAGATCCGCCGCGGCGATGCCGTCGCGCGCCTCGAGCCCTCCGACACGATGGAGATCGCGTTTCACATCGACTTTGCCGATGCCGCGATCGGCGTGCAGGACAAGAGCCTCGTGATGGCCAACGGCGCCTTCGTGCGCGAACTGGCGATGTGCCGCACCTTCTGCCGCAAGTCCGACGTGGATGCGATGCGCGAAAACGGGCTCGCCCTCGGCGGCACGTTCGAGAATGCGGTCGTCGTGGATGGCGATATCGTGCTGTCTCCCGGCGGCCTGCGCCGCGCCGACGAGCCGGTGCGCCACAAGATGCTCGACGCCCTCGGCGATCTCTACCTCGCCGGCGCGCCGATTCTCGGCCGCTATGTCGGCCACAAGGCGGGTCACGCGATGACCAATGCGCTTTTGCGCGAGCTTTTCGCGACCCGCGGAGCCTGGGCCTTCGTCACCGTGGACGCACGCACCGCCGCGCGTTTGCCGGGGGCTGGCGTCAGCCCTGCCGATCTGGCCTGCTGCGCCTGA
- the ftsZ gene encoding cell division protein FtsZ, whose translation MALNLTMPERDELKPKITVFGVGGAGGNAVNNMIEKQLEGVDFVVANTDAQALQHAKAQARIQMGVKVTEGLGAGARPSVGAAAAEESIEQIVDHLAGAHMCFITAGMGGGTGTGAAPIIAQAARELGVLTVGVVTKPFQFEGAKRMRQADEGVEALQKMVDTLIVIPNQNLFRLANEKTTFTEAFSMADDVLYQGVKGISDLMVRPGLINLDFADVRSVMDEMGKAMMGTGEATGEDRAIQAAEKAIANPLLDEISLKGAKGVLINITGAYDLTLFELDEAANRIREEVDPDANIIVGSTLDPDMEGGMRVSVVATGIDANQNIGEMPVPRRRLAEPLQSPETVEEKIEHAPAAPAAPAPQPQPQAYQPAPEAPAQPTLDVFDPQATQRREEQAARESYRPAEDDLPPPAYQPRPQPAPQPAMHEPEPEAFVAPRAPAPGTPSPEALARLQAAVAKQPRAEPRQVQPHHHQPQPEQPAAKQGRFGINSLIGRMTGHGEGEAQQPHAHQPQPRAAQPAPQPRFGAQPQARPQVHQAYDEDQDSDPQAEKIEIPAFLRRQAN comes from the coding sequence ATGGCTTTGAATCTGACGATGCCCGAGCGGGACGAGTTGAAACCGAAAATCACCGTGTTTGGTGTCGGCGGTGCGGGCGGCAACGCGGTCAACAACATGATCGAGAAGCAGCTCGAAGGCGTCGATTTCGTCGTGGCGAACACCGATGCGCAGGCGCTCCAGCACGCCAAGGCGCAGGCGCGCATCCAGATGGGCGTGAAGGTGACCGAGGGTCTCGGCGCGGGGGCCCGTCCCTCCGTCGGCGCCGCGGCGGCCGAGGAAAGCATCGAACAGATCGTCGACCACCTCGCGGGGGCGCACATGTGCTTCATCACCGCGGGCATGGGCGGCGGCACCGGCACCGGCGCCGCGCCGATCATCGCCCAGGCCGCGCGCGAGCTGGGCGTGCTGACCGTCGGCGTCGTGACCAAGCCCTTCCAGTTCGAAGGCGCCAAGCGCATGCGCCAGGCCGACGAGGGCGTGGAAGCGCTGCAAAAGATGGTCGACACGCTCATCGTGATCCCGAACCAGAACCTGTTCCGCCTCGCCAACGAGAAGACCACCTTCACCGAGGCCTTCTCCATGGCCGACGACGTGCTCTATCAGGGGGTGAAGGGCATCTCCGACCTCATGGTCCGTCCGGGGCTCATCAACCTCGATTTCGCCGACGTCCGTTCGGTGATGGACGAGATGGGCAAGGCGATGATGGGCACGGGCGAGGCGACCGGCGAGGATCGCGCGATCCAGGCGGCCGAGAAGGCCATAGCAAACCCGCTGCTCGACGAGATCTCGCTCAAGGGTGCGAAGGGTGTTCTCATCAACATCACCGGCGCCTACGACCTCACGCTGTTCGAGCTCGACGAGGCGGCGAACCGGATCCGCGAAGAGGTCGATCCGGACGCCAACATCATCGTCGGTTCGACCCTCGATCCCGACATGGAAGGGGGCATGCGCGTCTCCGTCGTCGCGACCGGCATCGACGCGAACCAGAATATCGGCGAAATGCCCGTGCCGCGCCGCCGCCTGGCCGAGCCGCTGCAATCGCCCGAAACGGTCGAGGAGAAGATCGAGCACGCCCCCGCCGCTCCGGCGGCCCCTGCGCCGCAGCCGCAGCCGCAGGCCTATCAGCCCGCCCCCGAGGCGCCGGCCCAGCCGACCCTCGACGTGTTCGACCCGCAGGCCACCCAGCGCCGCGAGGAGCAGGCCGCGCGCGAAAGCTATCGCCCCGCCGAGGACGACCTGCCGCCGCCCGCCTACCAGCCGCGTCCGCAGCCCGCGCCGCAGCCGGCGATGCACGAACCCGAGCCCGAGGCCTTCGTCGCGCCCCGCGCGCCCGCGCCGGGCACGCCCTCGCCGGAAGCCCTGGCCCGTCTTCAGGCCGCTGTCGCCAAGCAGCCGCGCGCCGAGCCGCGTCAGGTGCAGCCGCATCACCACCAGCCGCAGCCGGAACAGCCCGCCGCGAAACAGGGGCGTTTCGGGATCAATTCGCTCATCGGCCGCATGACCGGGCATGGCGAAGGCGAGGCGCAGCAGCCGCACGCCCACCAGCCCCAGCCCCGTGCCGCGCAGCCGGCGCCGCAGCCCCGCTTCGGCGCGCAGCCGCAGGCCCGCCCGCAGGTGCATCAGGCCTATGACGAGGATCAGGACAGCGATCCGCAGGCCGAGAAGATCGAGATCCCCGCCTTCCTGCGCCGTCAGGCGAACTGA
- the ftsA gene encoding cell division protein FtsA: protein MTDLYAAQRAMRNMRKAALQRGVIAILDVGTSKIACLVLRFDGERFMGGDGVGSLAGQSAFRVIGAATTRSRGVRFGEIDAMAETERAIRTAVQAAQKMAQTRVDHVIACFSGGAPRSYGLEGIVEVEGDTVSEQDVARVLAASDVPDYGSHREVLHAQPVNFALDHRSGLSDPRGQIGRSLAVDMHMLTVDGAAIQNLLYCIKRCDLEVAGLASGAYVSGISALVEDEQELGAACIDMGGGATDVSIFMKKHMIYADSVRMGGEHVTADIAMGLQIPNATAERIKTFYGGVVATGMDDREMIEIGGDSGDWEKDRRTVSRAELIGIIRPRVEEILEGVRECLDAAGFEHLPSQQVVLTGGGSQIPGLDTLAPKILGQQVRIGRPLRVQGLPQAATGAAFASAVGLCLFAANPQDEWWDFEIPAERYPAHSLKRAMRWFKDNW from the coding sequence ATGACCGATCTCTACGCTGCCCAACGTGCGATGCGGAACATGCGCAAGGCCGCGCTTCAGCGCGGTGTGATCGCCATCCTCGATGTCGGCACCTCGAAGATCGCCTGCCTCGTGCTGCGCTTCGACGGAGAACGGTTCATGGGCGGAGACGGGGTCGGATCGCTCGCCGGGCAATCCGCCTTTCGCGTGATCGGAGCGGCGACCACCCGTTCGCGCGGCGTGCGCTTCGGCGAGATCGACGCCATGGCAGAGACCGAACGCGCGATCCGCACCGCGGTCCAGGCGGCGCAGAAGATGGCGCAGACCCGCGTCGACCATGTCATCGCCTGTTTCTCCGGCGGCGCGCCGCGGTCCTACGGGCTCGAGGGCATCGTCGAGGTCGAGGGCGACACCGTCTCCGAACAGGATGTCGCACGGGTGCTCGCGGCCTCCGACGTGCCCGATTACGGCAGCCACCGCGAGGTGCTGCACGCCCAGCCGGTGAACTTCGCGCTCGACCACCGTTCGGGCCTGTCCGATCCGCGCGGGCAGATCGGGCGCTCCCTTGCCGTCGACATGCACATGCTCACGGTGGACGGTGCGGCGATCCAGAACCTGCTCTACTGCATCAAGCGCTGCGATCTCGAGGTGGCGGGTCTCGCATCGGGCGCCTATGTCTCCGGCATCTCCGCGCTCGTCGAGGACGAGCAGGAACTGGGCGCGGCCTGCATCGACATGGGCGGCGGCGCGACGGATGTCTCGATCTTCATGAAAAAGCACATGATCTATGCCGACAGCGTGCGCATGGGCGGCGAGCATGTGACCGCCGACATCGCGATGGGGCTTCAGATCCCGAACGCCACCGCCGAGCGGATCAAGACCTTCTACGGCGGCGTCGTCGCCACCGGCATGGACGATCGCGAGATGATCGAGATCGGCGGCGACAGCGGCGACTGGGAGAAGGACCGCCGCACCGTCTCGCGCGCGGAACTCATCGGCATCATCCGGCCGCGGGTCGAGGAAATCCTCGAAGGCGTCCGCGAATGCCTCGATGCGGCCGGGTTCGAACACCTGCCCTCGCAGCAGGTCGTGCTGACCGGCGGCGGCTCGCAGATCCCCGGTCTCGACACGCTCGCGCCGAAGATCCTGGGCCAGCAGGTGCGGATCGGCCGTCCGCTGCGCGTGCAGGGACTGCCGCAGGCGGCGACCGGCGCGGCCTTCGCCTCCGCGGTCGGGCTCTGCCTCTTCGCCGCCAATCCGCAGGACGAATGGTGGGATTTCGAGATCCCGGCGGAACGCTATCCTGCCCATTCGCTCAAGCGGGCGATGCGCTGGTTCAAGGACAACTGGTGA
- a CDS encoding cell division protein FtsQ/DivIB has product MRPVDPTEFAKGPTAGGSARVTEAVARVLRARNGQPPEAPPRPRDPAPSRAAYRMSRLWLTPSFRFFMRRLAPALAVAACIGLWFADADHRRAFSDAIQEIKREVQNRPEFMVKLMAVDGASAELSEDIREIVQIDFPISSFDLDLPGMLAQIEELDAVSRAGVHVRAGGILQVDITERRPSVVWRGPHGLEMLDGEGHRVAALDSRLDRPDLPLLAGEGADRAVGEALALLEAAGPLVPRLRGLVRVGERRWNMVLDRDQTILLPETEPLGALAQVIALDQAKGLLDRDVTSVDMRKPTRPTLQLSEAAQDELNRLRGPETGVSYR; this is encoded by the coding sequence ATGCGACCGGTAGACCCGACGGAGTTCGCAAAGGGACCGACCGCCGGCGGTTCGGCCCGCGTGACCGAGGCCGTGGCGCGGGTGCTGCGCGCGCGCAACGGCCAGCCGCCGGAGGCGCCGCCGCGGCCGCGCGATCCCGCGCCCTCGCGCGCCGCCTACAGGATGAGCCGGCTCTGGCTCACGCCCTCGTTCCGTTTCTTCATGCGCCGCCTCGCGCCGGCGCTGGCCGTGGCCGCCTGTATCGGCCTGTGGTTCGCCGATGCTGACCATCGCCGCGCCTTTTCCGACGCGATCCAGGAGATCAAGCGGGAGGTCCAGAACCGCCCCGAGTTCATGGTCAAGCTGATGGCCGTGGACGGCGCCTCCGCCGAGCTCTCCGAAGACATCCGCGAGATCGTGCAGATCGACTTCCCGATCTCCTCCTTCGACCTCGATCTCCCCGGCATGCTCGCGCAGATCGAGGAGCTCGACGCCGTCTCCAGGGCGGGGGTGCATGTGCGCGCCGGCGGGATCCTCCAGGTCGACATCACCGAGCGCAGGCCCTCCGTCGTCTGGCGCGGTCCCCACGGTCTCGAGATGCTCGACGGCGAAGGCCACCGCGTCGCGGCGCTCGACAGCCGCCTCGACCGTCCCGACCTGCCGCTTCTGGCGGGCGAGGGCGCCGACCGCGCCGTGGGCGAGGCGCTCGCGCTCCTCGAGGCGGCGGGGCCGCTCGTGCCCCGGCTGCGCGGCCTCGTGCGCGTCGGCGAGCGGCGCTGGAACATGGTGCTTGACCGCGACCAGACCATCCTCCTGCCCGAGACGGAGCCGCTTGGCGCGCTCGCGCAGGTGATCGCGCTCGACCAGGCCAAGGGGCTTCTGGACCGCGACGTCACCTCCGTGGACATGCGCAAGCCCACACGACCCACATTGCAACTGAGCGAGGCGGCGCAGGACGAGCTGAACCGCCTTCGCGGACCTGAAACCGGAGTGTCCTACCGATGA
- a CDS encoding D-alanine--D-alanine ligase, which produces MSSRQSPKVAVIMGGPSAEREVSLSSGRECAAALRGEGFEVIEIDAGADLCAHLRDAAPDVVFNALHGRYGEDGCVQGLLEWLRIPYTHSGVLASALAMDKEKTKEVYRAAGLPVVESRLARREEVEAGHVLAPPYVVKPYNEGSSVGVYIVREGSNAPRLSAEMPAVVMVEAYAPGRELTCTVMGDRAFCVTDILTDGWYDYDAKYKAGGSRHVCPAEIPDEIAAACRDYALRAHAALGCRGVSRTDFRWDEGRGLDGLILLETNTQPGMTPTSLSPEQARAEGITFGRFVAWMVEDASCDR; this is translated from the coding sequence ATGTCGAGCAGGCAGTCCCCGAAAGTGGCGGTCATCATGGGCGGACCTTCGGCCGAGCGCGAAGTGTCCCTGTCCTCCGGGCGTGAATGCGCCGCCGCACTGAGGGGCGAAGGATTCGAGGTCATCGAGATCGACGCGGGCGCGGACCTGTGCGCACATCTGCGCGACGCCGCACCCGATGTCGTGTTCAATGCGCTGCACGGGCGGTACGGCGAGGACGGCTGCGTCCAGGGCCTGCTCGAATGGCTGCGCATTCCATACACCCATTCGGGCGTTCTCGCCTCTGCCCTGGCGATGGACAAGGAGAAGACCAAGGAGGTCTATCGCGCCGCCGGCCTTCCTGTCGTCGAGAGCCGCCTGGCCCGGCGCGAGGAGGTCGAGGCCGGGCATGTGCTCGCGCCGCCCTATGTGGTCAAACCCTATAACGAAGGCTCCTCCGTCGGCGTCTATATCGTGCGCGAGGGCAGCAATGCGCCGCGCCTCTCTGCGGAGATGCCGGCGGTCGTCATGGTCGAGGCCTATGCGCCGGGCCGGGAGCTGACCTGCACCGTCATGGGCGACCGCGCGTTCTGCGTGACCGACATCCTGACGGACGGCTGGTACGATTACGACGCGAAATACAAGGCAGGCGGCTCGCGCCATGTCTGTCCCGCCGAGATCCCCGACGAGATTGCCGCGGCCTGCCGCGACTACGCCCTGCGTGCCCATGCGGCGCTCGGCTGCCGGGGCGTCTCGCGCACGGATTTCCGCTGGGACGAGGGCAGGGGGCTCGACGGGCTCATCCTGCTCGAGACCAACACCCAGCCGGGCATGACCCCCACATCGCTCTCGCCGGAACAGGCGCGGGCGGAGGGGATCACGTTCGGCCGGTTCGTGGCCTGGATGGTGGAGGATGCCTCATGCGACCGGTAG
- the murB gene encoding UDP-N-acetylmuramate dehydrogenase, whose protein sequence is MTSYPDIRGTLTEHRLLADLTWLRVGGPADALFQPADVADLQAFLAALDPSVAVFPMGVGSNLIVRDGGIRAVVIRLGRGFNGIGIDAEAGRVTAGAAALDAHVARKAAAAGLDLTFLRTIPGAIGGAVRMNAGCYGSYVADHFVSAEAVTRAGERVTLTARDLEFRYRETDLAEGWVIVSATFEAGRGDPQALEARMAAQVAARDASQPVKERSAGSTFRNPAGFSSTGRADDVHDLKAWKVIDDAGLRGFSIGGAQMSGKHPNFMINTGGATAGELELLGEAVRKKVFQNAGIALQWEIRRVGEHAGAEIPDGLAEEQGA, encoded by the coding sequence ATGACGAGCTATCCCGACATCCGCGGCACCCTCACCGAACATCGCCTTCTGGCCGATCTCACCTGGCTGCGGGTGGGCGGGCCGGCCGATGCGCTCTTCCAGCCCGCCGATGTCGCGGACCTGCAAGCCTTCCTCGCGGCGCTCGATCCCTCCGTCGCGGTCTTTCCCATGGGCGTGGGCTCCAACCTCATCGTCCGGGACGGGGGCATCCGCGCGGTGGTGATCCGCCTCGGGCGGGGCTTCAACGGGATCGGGATCGACGCGGAGGCGGGGCGGGTGACCGCGGGCGCCGCCGCGCTCGACGCCCATGTGGCGCGCAAGGCCGCCGCCGCGGGGCTCGACCTCACCTTCCTGCGCACCATTCCCGGCGCGATCGGCGGTGCGGTGCGGATGAATGCAGGCTGTTACGGGTCCTATGTGGCGGATCATTTCGTCTCCGCCGAGGCCGTGACGCGGGCGGGGGAGCGCGTGACCCTCACCGCCAGGGATCTGGAGTTCCGCTATCGCGAGACCGACCTGGCCGAGGGCTGGGTGATCGTCTCCGCCACATTCGAGGCCGGCCGCGGCGACCCGCAGGCGCTCGAGGCGCGCATGGCCGCGCAGGTCGCGGCACGCGACGCCTCCCAGCCGGTGAAGGAGCGCAGCGCCGGCTCCACCTTCCGCAACCCGGCGGGGTTCAGCTCGACCGGGCGTGCCGACGACGTGCACGACCTGAAGGCCTGGAAGGTGATCGACGATGCGGGCCTGCGCGGCTTTTCCATCGGCGGCGCGCAGATGAGCGGGAAACATCCGAACTTCATGATCAACACCGGCGGCGCCACGGCCGGCGAACTCGAGCTTCTCGGCGAGGCGGTTCGAAAAAAGGTATTCCAAAACGCCGGCATAGCGTTACAATGGGAAATCAGGCGCGTGGGCGAACACGCCGGGGCGGAGATCCCCGACGGGTTGGCCGAAGAGCAAGGCGCGTGA
- a CDS encoding DUF2484 family protein, producing the protein MPISLVLSFVWAIVANVTAMLPSRRGHWPAAGVLVALGVPLVGFVTYEMGPWVGLAVLAAGASVLRWPIICLGRWLRR; encoded by the coding sequence ATGCCGATCTCTCTCGTCCTGTCGTTCGTCTGGGCGATCGTGGCCAATGTGACCGCGATGCTGCCCTCGCGGCGCGGACATTGGCCGGCGGCCGGGGTGCTCGTCGCACTCGGCGTGCCGCTCGTCGGGTTCGTCACCTACGAAATGGGCCCCTGGGTCGGCCTTGCCGTCCTGGCCGCGGGGGCCTCGGTCCTGCGCTGGCCGATCATCTGCCTCGGCCGCTGGCTGCGGCGGTGA
- a CDS encoding APC family permease, whose product MSDHLRRRIGPGLLTAYGVGVMVGAGIYVLVGAVAAEAGLYAPVAFLLAGLIAAPSALSYAELSTRMPEAAGEAAYVEAGTGSRALGLIVGLAIVAGGTLSAAAVLRGGAGYLTGFLPVPFDLAVAGLGLLLVAVAVAGVLESLALAALFTAIEVAGLALVVWAGWSAPASPDWVAGAPPYLPGIGMAATLAFFAFIGFEDIVNMAEEVKRPERTLPIAILASLGITTLLYVLVTVAAVRVVPLEALAFSEQPLALVFEAGGGPLALLSAIAVAAALNGVLAQIVMAARVLFGLGKRGGALGLFHRAHPRFGTPVLATLLIGAAVIAAALLLPVSDLAGVTSTILLVVFTLVNASLLRLKRRRPEAPFTVPRWIPAVGLVFALLALAAFALGAMD is encoded by the coding sequence ATGTCCGACCATCTCAGGCGCCGCATCGGACCGGGACTTCTGACCGCCTATGGCGTCGGCGTCATGGTGGGCGCGGGGATCTACGTGCTTGTCGGCGCGGTGGCCGCCGAGGCGGGGCTCTACGCGCCGGTGGCCTTCCTGCTCGCCGGCCTCATCGCCGCGCCGTCCGCGCTCTCCTATGCCGAACTGTCCACCCGGATGCCCGAAGCGGCCGGGGAGGCGGCCTATGTCGAGGCCGGGACGGGATCGCGGGCGCTCGGCCTGATCGTCGGGCTGGCCATCGTCGCGGGCGGGACCCTCTCCGCCGCCGCGGTGCTGCGCGGGGGCGCCGGCTACCTGACCGGGTTCCTGCCCGTTCCCTTCGATCTCGCGGTGGCGGGGCTCGGCCTCCTGCTCGTCGCGGTCGCGGTGGCGGGCGTTCTCGAAAGCCTCGCGCTCGCGGCGCTCTTCACCGCCATCGAGGTCGCCGGGCTCGCCCTCGTCGTCTGGGCGGGGTGGAGCGCGCCGGCCTCTCCCGACTGGGTGGCGGGGGCGCCGCCTTACCTGCCGGGGATCGGCATGGCCGCGACGCTCGCCTTCTTCGCCTTCATTGGCTTCGAGGACATCGTGAACATGGCCGAGGAGGTGAAGCGGCCGGAGCGCACGCTTCCGATCGCGATCCTCGCCTCGCTCGGCATCACCACGCTGCTCTACGTGCTCGTCACCGTCGCCGCCGTGCGCGTCGTGCCGCTCGAGGCGCTCGCGTTTTCCGAACAGCCCCTTGCGCTCGTGTTCGAGGCAGGCGGCGGGCCGCTCGCGCTGCTCTCCGCCATCGCGGTCGCCGCCGCGCTCAACGGCGTGCTCGCCCAGATCGTGATGGCCGCACGGGTGCTGTTCGGCCTCGGCAAGCGGGGTGGCGCGCTCGGCCTCTTCCACCGCGCGCATCCGCGCTTCGGCACGCCGGTCCTCGCGACGCTGCTGATCGGGGCCGCGGTGATCGCCGCCGCGTTGCTGCTGCCGGTCTCCGACCTCGCCGGCGTGACCTCCACGATCCTGCTCGTCGTCTTCACGCTGGTGAACGCGAGCCTCCTCCGGCTCAAGCGGCGCCGGCCGGAGGCGCCCTTCACCGTGCCGCGATGGATTCCGGCGGTGGGGCTGGTCTTCGCCCTGCTCGCGCTCGCGGCCTTCGCGCTCGGAGCAATGGATTGA
- the murC gene encoding UDP-N-acetylmuramate--L-alanine ligase, giving the protein MNAAATKLPTEMGPIHFVGIGGIGMSGIAEVLLNHGYRVQGSDLKASKITDRLKELGAVIFEGQRAENLEGAEVVVISSAIKPGNPELDAARLRGLPVVRRAEMLAELMRLKSNIAVAGTHGKTTTTTMVATLLDAGGIDPTVINGGIIHAYGSNARVGLGEWMVVEADESDGTFNRLPATIAIVTNIDPEHMEHWGSIENLRKGFYDFVSGIPFYGLAVCCTDHPEVQALVGKITDRRVVTYGFNAQADVRAVNLTYKKGVAHFDIVLAAEDMVIEGCTLPMPGDHNVSNALSAVAVARHLGMKAEEIKQALAQFGGVNRRFTRVGEVNGVTIIDDYGHHPVEIAAVLKAARQASDGRVIAVHQPHRYSRLHSLFDDFCTCFNEADVVGIAEVYAAGEDPIPGASRDDLVAGLIRHGHRHARAVTSEDDLERLVREQAREGDIVVCLGAGTISAWAHNLPDRLSKG; this is encoded by the coding sequence ATGAATGCAGCCGCCACCAAGCTCCCCACCGAAATGGGGCCGATCCATTTCGTCGGCATCGGGGGGATCGGCATGTCGGGCATCGCGGAGGTGCTTCTGAACCATGGCTATCGGGTGCAGGGCTCGGATCTGAAGGCGTCGAAGATCACCGACCGGCTGAAGGAACTCGGCGCGGTGATCTTCGAGGGCCAGCGCGCAGAGAATCTCGAAGGGGCGGAGGTCGTGGTGATCTCCTCCGCGATCAAGCCGGGCAATCCCGAACTCGACGCCGCCCGGCTCCGGGGGCTGCCGGTGGTGCGCCGCGCGGAGATGCTTGCGGAACTCATGCGGCTCAAGTCGAACATCGCCGTCGCCGGCACCCATGGCAAGACGACGACGACGACGATGGTCGCAACGCTCCTCGACGCGGGCGGGATCGACCCGACCGTGATCAACGGCGGCATCATCCATGCCTATGGATCGAACGCCCGCGTGGGCCTTGGCGAATGGATGGTGGTGGAGGCCGACGAAAGCGACGGCACCTTCAACCGCCTGCCCGCGACGATTGCCATCGTGACCAATATCGACCCGGAACACATGGAACACTGGGGCTCCATCGAGAACCTGCGCAAGGGCTTCTACGATTTCGTCTCCGGCATTCCGTTCTACGGCCTCGCGGTGTGCTGCACCGATCATCCCGAGGTCCAGGCGCTCGTGGGCAAGATCACCGACCGCCGCGTCGTCACCTACGGGTTCAACGCGCAGGCCGATGTGCGCGCGGTGAACCTGACCTACAAGAAGGGCGTGGCGCATTTCGATATCGTGCTGGCGGCCGAGGACATGGTGATCGAGGGCTGCACCCTGCCGATGCCGGGGGACCACAACGTCTCGAACGCGCTGTCGGCCGTCGCGGTCGCGCGCCATCTCGGCATGAAGGCCGAGGAGATCAAGCAGGCGCTGGCGCAGTTCGGCGGCGTGAACCGGCGCTTCACCAGGGTGGGGGAGGTGAACGGCGTGACCATCATCGACGATTACGGCCACCACCCCGTCGAAATCGCCGCCGTGCTCAAGGCCGCGCGGCAGGCCAGCGACGGGCGGGTGATCGCGGTGCACCAGCCGCATCGCTATTCGCGCCTGCATTCCCTGTTCGACGATTTCTGCACCTGTTTCAACGAGGCCGACGTCGTCGGCATCGCGGAGGTCTACGCCGCCGGCGAAGACCCGATCCCCGGCGCCTCGCGCGACGATCTCGTCGCGGGGCTGATCCGCCACGGCCATCGCCACGCCCGCGCCGTCACCTCCGAGGACGATCTCGAGCGGCTGGTGCGCGAACAGGCGCGCGAGGGGGACATCGTCGTCTGCCTTGGGGCCGGGACGATCTCCGCCTGGGCCCACAACCTGCCGGACCGGCTGTCGAAGGGCTGA